A segment of the Trifolium pratense cultivar HEN17-A07 linkage group LG7, ARS_RC_1.1, whole genome shotgun sequence genome:
ATCCGAAATTTGGTCTACAAAtccgaaaaaaatcaaggaacaaaactttcgtatatttgatacgaaaattgaggctgaaattgcgaaattccttcgtttagaccactttttattttttttgaattttccatacatttaaaaaaatcccaaaaaattatatttagttttgtttgatttttagaaattttaggtgttatttttaattttttttagatttttttgattcgttttttttatttttctcttcattttatttagacaaaaaaaaaaaccaataaaaaaatgggAGATTCATCGGACCAGTTGGCTTACATCATAAATTGCttggatgcaagaaaacaacaatcttgctatcaaaattatattccaactgtgatgtgtaatatttgttcttcgagttttcatattagtgatgattgtcctatatttttagatactttttgtggtgagacgcaatttgtaggtaattttcaaggacaatactatcaagaacaaaattcatatcctGCTGAGCAGCCTATTTGGTCATATCCACAGtttcagcaaattgattcattggtgGTTGAGCCACAACCTAGTTTGGAAGAATTGATAAAGCAGATGGCTGAACATAATAAGCAAATGGATGAATGGATGCAATCCTCCCTTCAAAGTTTAGCGGTCCAAGTTGAGCAAATAGTCTCCAATGCCCATCTAattcaagagaagaagatgttgcatgATGATGTACAACCTGCTGCACTATTAGAGCtaatgcaatgtgatacaagtcTTGATGAAACTCCAAGTGAGCCCATTGAAACAATACTTGTTTCCGttgatgaacacaaaataagcaacataaattcaagtgaatgcatggaagagattacaccacaaaatttattgaaatctgatttagatgaattatatacttctcttgaagtagataaatcttttgaaatttttgcttgtgaatgtggtgtttGTAATATTTGTCATGAGATCAATGCAGCTATTTTAGGTGAAGACATTTTGATTCCGGCAACCAGTTGTGCAGAAATCccaacaaattcaataactctTGAAGTTAACACAAAAAGTGTGGATTTTAGTCGGAAGCAACCATTGTCTATAGCAAAAAGATTGTTGGTGGAACCTCTGATTAAGCCGCACAACAAGCAGCCATCCTTCATCATTTGTGCATCTCTTCCACCCAATTTATCTGACTCACAAGCTAAATGTGGATTTTCTGATATTCATGTTTTTGTTAGTGCAGGTTTACCATATGTGCTGGCTATTCCTCCTAAGCCACCAGATTTTTTACTAAAGGGCAAGTCCACTTGCCACTTGCTTCTTCCTGTTACGTGTATTCGAAGTGCAGAAAGGCCTcctccaaaaccaccagacatgaaagctacaccttagccctcgggtgtgttccttccttttctttatgcttaatgttatacattgcggacaatgtctgttttaagtgtggggggggggcattcatttattttattttcctgtcaattaaaaaaaaatataataataataaataaataaatttagcatgcatgcaatttttatgagtagttacatgttttaggactagagcaatatagctgtaggattggtgaaatttttggaaattctcgttttcatgcttgatatgatgatctttgcaccttaatgcacaactgctgaaaaactagcaaacttagtagtggcttaataaatctttaaaatacacagtcatcagctaagttgtctgagtatagaatacgataaagaggtatgattaggactaagtttgggggaaaactgaattacttgattgtaggatcatggctagattaaatgatgggatactacacaataaagaaaaaaaattaaaaaaaattaattatagaataagttcctgtgcccgaaactggaggaacaataatgaatatgttgagttcctgtgcccgaaactggaggaacaaatgctgtgtagggtgctctattcggagtaacaggttggactcattacaagtgagatcccgtcaggtgaaaaggtagagtagcacctaaagcataactaaaatgaacttaagtagTATCCTtgcgtataaaaatcaaaaagcctgtgagaacaagaaaagcgtagcttcccctcaagctgaaatccgaactcaaactctgagttgtaggaaagaaaagacagcttagtatcctgactgtgtagttttcaagaaggatcatgtcatgactctggttgacagtaataggcagtacacacacacacgcttGATTATCATTGACGGTTGACATACAAGAGTTAtgccaatctttgaaaaacaatcCAAGGCTTGTAGCTTGAATCTTAGAATGTGTTGGTACTTGTGACGTTGTAGCATGCTTGTttgtgttttaaatttttagtttaagTCTTTAATCCTAAGTTTTGCTCGGAgtgcaaaagttcaagtgtgggagaatttgatcagtgcattttaatgcacattcttttactattgtactagtgtattcctatggtttaatttactatttttactattttaatgtgtttttatatttaagtttatttctaactttattttattttcgcacttaatttatgaataaatagcactttgacacccttccagtccgcaggtcataactggagctacgaatatcggattgaggcgccggaagatgcgttggaaagctgagatcaagagctacaactttcatgttgaggccaaaacccagttcggagcgcaagtgtgtcaaatatttacgtttatgttccagactttatgaaaataatgtaatttcgggtcaaacttatgtttttcgacccgtagctttttaagcccaattttctctgagtacttaagcaaaaacacagctagggtttcaaaaaaaaaattctgattcacgcaaaaaaatagaaaagaaaggctgctacattctcatggagaactagcaaccctaggttgatccattggtatacgggaacatcgttcatgacttcttgaggttcaattcttaatagtaattcagtttatttatttattgtcttctcttatcaattcatgctctttatttatttatgaaactcgaatatagtgatgcttaatctctattttgagttatatattttgagacttttcggattaattcatcgcttgtatgactagttcgaataggaattgatataggttttttcgcgcttagcaaaaaagggttggtcgaaatttgtcatgatacaaaccgtgttctaagtgacgcttgttcactactcatggttagttgaacacattctttgcttaatcgaatgaattcgtataaactgtttatcgcttgtataatcggtcttataaaccaaccaaggcatgaatatataaacaatattttatgtgaaccgaggatagaatcatatcgaagttttcctaaaaccaatggattgatcgtctttttatcaattgaatttctaatactactctttcgatctaaacaaacccaaaaccccatatttaattgtgttattcattgttcttatttttactaattattaaattagaggtccttgtgagacgaccaaggttaactaccttgttactacttttcttaattaaaacttattttgatcacgaaacgacagtgatcacCCAAATTaaagaataagtaaaaaaaaatacaaaagaaaaacataatctGAATTTGAAGTTGCTGGTTGTGATTGGTTGAATAATATGTGGCACCTACATGGCCTTAGCACCTTATCCCATAAACCATAGTATTGACAGTTGTGGTGGTCGTTAAAAAAACCACACATCATCTTATTATTACAATCTCCTTTCATTCTCAAACTCACAAAATCTTCCTCACCATGGCTTCCACTACTCTCTCCCCTGCAACTCCTTCTCAGgtatcattaaaataaaaagcaattttttttgttaaagttAGTTTCTTTTGAGTATTGTGATTAAAAgggtctttttatttttatgatttcagCTATGTTCTGGAAAGAGTGGGATGTTTTGTCCCTCAATGGCTCTTGTTATGAAGCAAACAAGAACTCAGATGATTGGAAAGAGTAATAAAGGAATGAAAATTACTTGCCAAGCTACTAGCATTCCTGCTGATAGAGTACCTGACATGAGTAAGAGGAAGACCTTGAATCTGCTTCTTCTTGGTGCTCTTTCACTTCCTACTGCTGGAATGCTTGTTCCTTATGGATCTTTCCTTGTCCCTCCAGGGTAAGTTTTATAGTCTCATCAGTTGcgaaatatttgtttataagtgagggcaatcctcaccttacaagctggttttgtagggatgagttaTAGGAGCTCTCAATTCTAAGacttttactttttattattaGCTCAAATTAAGGTTTTATTCCCTATTTGGTGAGACATGTTGATGTTGTATTGACTTGTAGAATTGTGTGAATTGGTGTTtagttttaatcaaatcaaGTGCTGGTTTAGGATTTTTCTGTTAACATATAGTTCTATTATAGGCATGTAGCATGTAACATGTAATGTTGTATAATatatgaagcaccgacacaaACATAAACACTGGATATGATAATGAAATTACATGTAAATAAACATtggtaataatttaaaaaattaaagtgatTGCATGTATGTAGCCATACCTGTTACTTGTCGGACACTGGAGCACGTTTTCAATTTGAAGTATCGGTgctagataattttttttttgttgatattaaCCCTCTAGTTCCCAAGAGAATGGGGCCTCGGTAATCCAGAATTAGGcagcgaggtaagtaaagtttggCTAAGAATTGTTTCCACCAGGAATCAAACTCGAGTTCTTCCGAACGATTCGTCCTaggggagctcattaaccacttgagcacAATGTCTTGGTTTCGGTTCTAGATAATTTGTACTTGTGGGATACTCGAACACGCTTTCAATTCATGTATCTTACTTTTCATATAGTCataattttaatgatttttacGGTGAGGGActatttgaattgatttttccCAACTCTTTGGAATATTGCCTCCATTATTTCACTTTGCTTTCTTGTCACATTAGCATCAAATTCCATAACATGTTTAAATTTATCCCATGTCTAATAAAATGTATCAAACAAGAGAACTATTAGCATTCTACCATGTTGCTCAATGCTAATTATCTGTTGCATTTGGAATCCAAAAAGTTTTATGATTCTTCATTCTCAGTTTCTTCACCTATCAAATTATTAACGAAAAACACATTACAGGTCAGGCTCTGCAACCGGTGGTACCGTTGCCAAGGATGCCGTTGGCAATGATGTAGTTGCAGCAGAATGGCTCAAGACTCATGGACCAGGCGACCGCACTCTTACCCAAGGATTAAAGGTAAGTGTAGAATTGTTAAGTcgttagagcatctccaatgagAGTTCTTATCAGGGTCTTTGATATTCAAATAACAGAACTTTTTTAAATAACAGGGTGATCCTACCTACCTTGTAGTAGAGAACGACAGAACACTTGCAACATTTGCGATTAATGCCGTATGCACTCACCTCGGGTGTGTCGTGCCGTTTAACACAGCTGAAAAAAAGTTCATCTGCCCATGCCATGGATCTCAGTACAATGACCAAGGAAGAGTTGTAAGAGGACCCGCTCCCTTGGTAAGCACAGACGAAAACTTTTTCATTTGACAAACTAATTTAGCTGCAGGTGTTTTTACTTAGAAGAATAAGCATTCAGGCTTCTTGCGATTTGTTTCTTAGGGCTTGTTTGGATTTACTTATTTATACGTATCTCATTCACATAAACATTTGATAGACTGTTTgagagtttatgaaaacaacagCTTATGCAATGTCTATAAACTATTTTCAGCTTAATTCCATACACTCTCCAGGATAGCTtgtcaaaacaacttataacaatttgacttcattttatcttttattatgaGAAAAGTTACTACATAAGCTCTTTTATGAGAAGCAttatgctataagcacttaattaagttgtttatcttCAATTGTCTTTGCTTCTTGTACTTGTACTGATGAACATTCTTGTTCTAAATATTGGACAGTCCCTTGCATTGGCACATTGTGATGTTGGTTTAGATGATGGGAAGGTTCTGTTTGTTCCATGGACTGAAACAGATTTCAGAACAGGTGATGCTCCATGGTGGTCTTAGACTTCTTAAACATGTCCCTATATTGTAATATATATTCAAATCTGAAATTCAAACATCTGTTTTTGTATTAATGCATAAACACATTTTGTAATCAAATCAATATTGTGTATTGAAGCTGGTATAAGGTGAAAACAAAACCTAGATGTTGTTTTTTTGTCCATAACTTACTTGTTGTGTTAATCGTCCCACATTTGATATATCATACATGACTTGAACAAATGTTTATAAGTGAAAGACAATCTTCAACGTGGTGGTAACGAAAGAATTCAATTGCGTGAAAGACGGGTTGATGAAAAGACTTGTCTAATTGTTATGGATTATGTTATTCAATGTCATTAGTCATTTAGGTTCATAGTTAAAATGATAAATCTATAAAGATGGTGGTTGCTTGAATCTAGGATTAGGTATAATTTGTACTGGCTTAGTGAACACACTACTCCGAAGTTGAACATATCATGAAACCTTGATTGAAGGTAGTCGCGTCACAAGGGCACGTAGTCTAATTGGAGGTGGTCACGGTGAAGGTGAATCGTGCATGTTGTGAATCCGAAGAAAACTACATCAATAACTTTTAGTGTGTGAGACAAATCAATTGAAACAACCAAACAACATGAATGAGCAGCAATCACACAAAAGCTAAAACACAATAAAGCGATAAAGAACACGAATAATTGTTTA
Coding sequences within it:
- the LOC123898217 gene encoding cytochrome b6-f complex iron-sulfur subunit, chloroplastic-like; translation: MASTTLSPATPSQLCSGKSGMFCPSMALVMKQTRTQMIGKSNKGMKITCQATSIPADRVPDMSKRKTLNLLLLGALSLPTAGMLVPYGSFLVPPGSGSATGGTVAKDAVGNDVVAAEWLKTHGPGDRTLTQGLKGDPTYLVVENDRTLATFAINAVCTHLGCVVPFNTAEKKFICPCHGSQYNDQGRVVRGPAPLSLALAHCDVGLDDGKVLFVPWTETDFRTGDAPWWS